A stretch of DNA from Perognathus longimembris pacificus isolate PPM17 chromosome 14, ASM2315922v1, whole genome shotgun sequence:
CATAAATGAGGTGAAGACACAGGACCCTTTGTTCTACCTCCAAAAGGTGAATATAGAGAGTTGTGGAAGCAGTTACTTCAGCTAGACAAAGCAAAAACAGTGACTAGTTTGCCCTTACCGAGGTCAGTTTGCAGTTTGCTGTGTGAAACACAACTACACAACGGTGCAGGCATTTCATTCATGCCCATTCAAGAAaatcattttccatttctctaaTGCTTTCTCAaagcaataaaataaagttttgaaTAGCTCCAAGACATCTTTCAAACACTACATTCTGAGTAAATCCAGATGCTACAATAATATCTAAAATTTCTTGGAAACGATTTCAATATTAGACAAGCTAATTCAGCTTTAAAAGCTAAACTGTTAGCTCCATGTAAACACAGACTATAGGCAGGACATGTATGTACTACGAAGAAAGAATTCAGAGTCTTACATATTAAATATTAGCCTTGTGAGAATCAGAACTATAGCTCTTCAAAAGAAACATTCTTTATAAAAGGTGGGCTAGGCGGGTAGGTATTGATAATCTATAGTTTCTCTGAGAGTATCAGTTTAAGCCATTGATTTTCTTCTCTCGCCAAGAATGACTTCTTGTTAGTTTTCTAAAAGGAATACTGACAGGAAATCATAAATATTTAAGTTGGGATGAATAGGCCACAGTATTACAGATTTATCATACCCTAACAAAGATCAAGGCATTCTATATAATGTAGGATTTCTGAGCTTTATCAATTCTCTTTTCCTATTATCCCTTCACCAACTTCTCTTCCCATACCTCTCCCTAACAGCCTGTATCTTTGTATGTTTATTTCTACTTCATTCCTCCACTGGATGTCATCCAGAAGAACTCCTATGGCCGCATGTGCACAAACACGCgtgcgcacactcacacacacactcacatacacacaccctctctttctttaaaaaaaaaaataacaaaaggaggTGACTTTTCCATCGTCCTTTTCCCTATACAACTAGCATAGCATTAGCCAAACTCATCCCCCCACCAGCTTTGCTGACATCCCATTCCATTATCATTCATGTACAACAAAAGGGAAATGTAGAAACAATGAAGTGAGCATAGTACAACCAATTTTGCATTTGGCTTCTCAAcattattttgaagataaaaatcagtTGGGGGTGGACACTGATAAACCATCATTGCAAGGATTAACAAGGAATGTAAATCCATTTTCCATATGATTTTACAGCAATGAATCACATATCACATATTTGAAATTTGCCATTTTTTTGTCTTATGTACAGAACTTAAAATACTGGAAAGCTTAAATTTGCCATAAAAAGATCATTAGTCATTATACAACCATAATAGATGAACAGCATGCCAGCTAGTTTAGATGACtgatttgttggggttttttttattgctgttctACTCTTCCTTGCACACCCAGTTTGCACCTTTTCTCATCATTTCAGATAACTAGTCTAAAAAGATACTTTCCATGTTAGATGATATTTTTCTATTACTTTGGTTTTAAGATCCAGTTATTAATGGAATGAATGTAAAGATTTTGGATTTGGACCCTTAAATATTATCATATATTAAGATTTGACAGTACTTCCaaacttaaaaaattatgatGCAAAATTGGCTAaccggagctgggaatatggcctagtggtaaagtgctcacttcatatacatgaagccctgggttcgattcctgagcaccacatatatagagaaagccggaactggtgctgtggctcaagtggtagagtgctagccttaagcaaaaagaagccagaggcagtgctcaggccctgtgttcaagccccaggactggcagaaaacaacaacaacaacccccccccccaaaaaaaaattggctaACCCATTCTTCTGGGGGTTTATGATCTTTAGTTATTACTTATGAGAATAATtaaattggttttattttatagAGAACCATGACATATATGTATAgctacatatatatgattatactCATGTACTTCTGGGATATTTGATTGCTAAACCCCAATTACATGGGATCAAAAGAAGACCTAAGTCTAAATTTAAATCAGTATAAATTCTATTTTACCAAATTCTCTGACACTAAGTATCATGTCCTAACAAAGTCCTCAATATCATTAGAAGGACTTATCTCAAAAATACCTGCCTCTTCTATTCTGCAACGTAAGAAGGGTATTTGTTTGTGTCACTCAGTCATTATAGTTCAccaatttaagaagaaaagagtGTTGTAGCTGAATGCCCAGGGTACCTGCCTCCCGTGCCCTTGGCTCATCATTGAGAGGAAATATTGCCATAGAGAATGAGAGTAACCATGAGCAGAGCCACGTGACAGCTGCAAGAAATGGAGAGATATAGACCAGCACCATTACATCCACTGGTTTTCCCTTTAATAGACATCACGGGGTGTAATTCCCTCACTGAAAATATATACATGGCATACATTTTCTGCAAAGTAATTATTCCCGCATAAAGTCATTAGCACAAATACATaacattttttcctttccatcctttttcCCTCCTCAATCTAGAAGTATGTGGTATATTGCTttcagatggattttttttctgtgctattttcagcggagcattttctttttccagttatGTGTATGTCTCTATGTGTCTGTGGCTAACAACACACTAGTCTCACATTCTACACGGTGAGAAACTATGACATGCCCTCATCTTTCTGCCTCCTCTTTGCTCACTCTGTCGATATCACTTCCTTCTAGTTCTTTCTACATTTGCCAGATTGCAGATGTTCATTCTAACCCTCAAGGTTGAGGTATATGCAAATACACCTGGGAATTCTAGGCTATGGTGACTGGCTAGATTCTAACATACTGAACATCATGGGCCTAACCACATGGCCTGGGTTCAAGGGTGCTTTATTATAAGTTACATATCTGGGAATTTTCCAGTTAGGATCTCTCCATGCTGTCTAAAGTCTAAGCAATACACTTAATCATAACAGAGATGGGGGTTTCCCTAACACAGTCATTATTCAGGTAACTCTTTCTCTGGTCCCAAGGCATGGACGCATGTAGGAGCAGTGTTGCTTCTCTCTCAAGGAAGAATGGACACACATTGACTTAGATCCAGCTTGGATCTTCTCATTCAGGGCTTTTCACTAAGAAGAGAGGTAACAAGGCTACTATTCAGGGAACCAAGTACTGAGATGTTAGAGGCCTTTGTTCTTCGGACAGGTAAATTCCTGCCATTCCGTAAGGCAATGGAACTCAGTCAGAAATAGTGGAGCCGTATAAGGCAATGGGACTCAGTCAGAAATAGTGGACGCCGTTCTCAGTTTCCTTTCTTTTACATAAActtctttttggaaaaaaaaataaattctattacAATCGTACCTTGAAAACCAGCTAATGTAGAATTCATCTCTTGCTGAAATTCTTCTCTAGCCAACGCCGGACTTCTTGAAGGTTGTAGCAGAAAGGGCCCTTTCCTCCTAGATAAGCGATTTTCTGTCTCTGCACAATACACACACGTTCAAAGGCGACCCCATAGGCTACGTTGGCGTTGTTGTCCATGCGGTCAGCCACGACACGGCACTGGGGCGGCAAGGAGAATCGCTCCAGGAGCTGGTGGGCTGCTGCACATCGGTCTTCCAAGTTCCGGTGTTTCTTCACCTCGAACGACCAAGAGGAGTCCCCAGGCACTGCCCACCCATCGGAAGGATGGGCCTCGTCGATGTAGACCAGCAGGAAGTCAGCCACCGAGGAGAACTCTTCCACCAGGGTGCGGAAGGCTGGCAGCTGGCTCGTGAAGGGAGGTCAAGTGGCGGAACCGAAGTTGACCACTAGCGGCCGATCGGCGTGAGCAAAGTCAAGAAGATGGCACTCGGCTCCATCGGGGGTCTCCTCCAGGGTACCACTTCCACTGCCACCACCTCCTTCAGGGTTAGATACGTGCACCACGCTGGAATTGGGGGCGTCTTCACCCAATTTCACctgatggagaaaaagaaaaaaaaatagatagatagatagatagatagatagatagatagatagatagatagatagatagatagatatgtatgtgtgtacatatatacacatacatatgtatggtatatatataacacatatattacacacatatgtatgtatggtatatacacacacacatgcatgcataacACAAGGAAAGAGAATACATTACACACCAATTGGCTCCTCCTTCAGAGAAGCTGGCCAATGTATTAATTTGAGTAAATTAATTAATGTATTAATTTGAGTAAAACAGTATCAGGCAGGTAATATAAagaatggccaaaagagaatcaaaatctttttttttctttctctcctcctgtaCAGTCATGGAAGGTAATTGCTTTTTGTCGTTGAAGGCACTGGAGCTAACTCTTTTCATAATTAAGTTGaggctggtatttttttttacaccATCCTTGCTCTGCTGTCAATACCTAGCAAGCCATTTATAACAGATGATTAATTGGCTTCATTTTCAAAGTGAGAAGCAAATGGTCTACTTTAAGACAAATTATCTGAGTCTTGGGATAGATTGCCTCTTTTCGAATCCTAAAATACCCAGGCAGAACCTGAATTGTCATGTACGATGCTAAATGATTTTTCATCTTCACAATGGACAGTAGTGCCAGTAGAGTATTCCTCACCAAGTCTAAACAACCCAGAAGACAACGTTCCTCAGCAAGGTTATTTCACTCATCCTACTCAGTGTTCTCTCTCTTACTTGAAATGGTGATAATAATTgacttctgtttatttgtttatggGAGGATTACATAAGGAAAAGAGTTTTCAGCTACAAGTCATGGTACGGatatatattttcataatcagATAGCATCTGTACCATATGAAGCCCCGTACCACTTTTCCTGGGAAATTCTGtgattgaaataaataaattgtcCTGACAAAAGATTTGGATTTTCCTCAATGTGGGACTGTCCCTGGGGGTTTCcattgttattaatttttttatagtTCTTATTTCTTGAAACTCACAAttcctacttttttaaaaaaaaagatgaccaaAAATACAGTTATTCAAGAATTTTACTTTTAGCTAATTTTTCATTATGTATCCTTTGTATTatgtttggtttttctctttctatccAGGAAGTCACAAACCATATATTCTCTTACCAGATAATTTACCTACAAAAGCCTCTGggtgctttaaaaaatatatattcagtaGGAAAGATGAAGATAAAATTGCTCCATGTGGTCCCTTTGCTCATGGTGTAAATAGTGGAATACAGGATAATGAAAGAAAGTTGGTGGTCTTTGGATCTATAAACTGTTAATAAAAAACAGGCACCATAAAACAGCCAACTACTTCGGTTTGAATTAACACAATTGGATCTCTCCCTACAATGATTTAATCAAAGCCAATAACAATAGGGATAGTTTATGAACATGCAATTGATTTTTATACACTATGCTTCATATTACAAAACACTTCCAACTGGATCGACTTATTTCCTTTGTGTAAGCGCAACCATATATAACACtgctgtggttaactggagccaCTTAGAAATGAATTACTAATGAAGCCACAATTCCAACTGATATAACACAATCAAGGGCATTTCTTTAAAACCTTCTATCTAATGCTAATGCATAACTCTaacatagagaaaaaaatctaagttcTACTTTTCTCCCTCTCAAAAATTCTAGAAGGGCAGGTTTGGGACAAATACTGTTACTATAACATTCTTCATTCTTAGAAAAGGCAGTTGTTGATGCGATTTAAGTAAGTAGAATTTCAGTCACCATCTGGGAGATAGTTATTGATCTCTATTAAATTTCTTGGCTAATTTGCAAGTGGTGCTAGATGGACAAATCTAATCTAAGCCACTTTTAACTGCATTATTTTGCACaaattacatttacatttgtCTTTGAGGTACTAAAGTACACTTCTTCCTAATTACAGATGTTCATTGTAAAGACATTACAAACTTAGTAAACCATGGGTCCTCTTGATACTTCTTTGTAGGTTTAAGTAGTGTATGGTATTGATATCACCTTTCCATTAGATTTTTGCTTCCAGGTATTCACGATTCTAGGAGGCTGTGTTTTTTAAACAACATTGTATATTCTATATGCCTCTATAGAGTGTGTTAAGAAGACTTGAATGCCTTCAGAACAGTGTATGACAGAGACTTCCTGTTAAGTAAGCAAACCTACACTTGAGAAAACTAATTTCTGCATTGCAGACTGGTGGGTTCATAGCATTTTGGAGTCATTGTTGAGACCTATAAACAATGATGCGGTCTTGGTAAGTGGGCATCTGACACTCTGACCCTCACCCAGGCACACCTGCTGATCCTGGTGTTATTTTTCACTGTTCACCTGAATAATCTCATCCAATGCTTCAAGCTCAGGTGAGCTCCTGTTACCTGCAGTTAATTTTCTTAGGAAGTAAAAGCATTTCCATTAGAGCTAACATACAGTTCAGTCATAGAACTAAAACCTGGACTGATTCATCTTAGGAAATTTAAAGCTTCTCACGGTCACTCCAAAGTTGAAAAAAGGAAAGTTTTCAATTACATAATGCTCCCAGATACAGAGTAGTGTTTTGTTAAGTCTAAGAAATACACTGAAAGTAACTGGAATGTATGAGTTATTGAACAAATAGTTCTGGTTATTATTCCAGtttaataaagtattttatattGAATCACCTTGACCTGAAGTGAAACCCATATTCAGGGGCTGGATGAGCCATCTGAGCTAGAATATTCAGGTATATGCATCCTGGGACTTCCTGAAACAGACCGCCATAATCAACACTCAATGGCAATTGGCTGTGTTTTGgggtggtttttgtttctttgtttcatttttgttgttgttggtttttgtttcttgggtttgttggttttttttttttttttggcaaccctaaagtttgaactcagggctttgtacttgcttggTTGGCACtatctacttgagccatacctccagcctagctttttgctggttattttggaaatggagtcttgaagatttttctatctcaggctagctttgaaactgCAATCATCTGGATCTcaggttcctaagtagctaggattacagacatgagctacaggCACTTGAATACCTCTACCAGGGTATGTGAACTGACCAGCAAATAACTGTGTCAATCCTCTTTACATTGTTGAGCAACTCTAAGACCTTAGTGTACACTAGAATGTCATTAATGGATACCTTTATTCATAAAGGTAACAAGAGAACATGCATGGTAGGGTTGATTCTACTaataaaatgaggaaagaaaaacacatatcTTTGATCTATAAGTTCAAATAAGCAGACTCATAGTCTTGTTTTTAAACTATCCTTATAATAATCATGATTTTGTCCATCTTTGCTAAAACCCAACAGAGGATAAGTTagctaaaataaagaaaaagacatgtGACACTTGTTTGTTCCAcattaaaaaagtattttgttaCTGTTCCTTCTCATTTGTTTATCACCAATCTCTATTTTCCTTTGGTGCAGGTACTGAGTTTTCAACCTGgaaccagggcactgtcccttagcccttTCCTTCAagtctgacactctaccacttgagccacgccaccACGTCAgactttctgctgattaattggacagaagagtcaCCTGAGTttgtctatccaggctggcttcaaactttgatcctcacctctcagactcctgagttgctaggattacaggcatgagccaccagtgctgagcaACCTCAGAATTTCAAATGGAGTTTCCTGGTTTGCTTGGTTAGCAACCTTGCTGAGATAGAATGGGAGAATCACCATGGAAGACTCTTTGCTCTCCCCAGAAGCACAGCATTCCTTGACACAGTGCCAAAGtgatgaagaaaataaagttggTCCCATAATAACATTTTGTCGGCAGGAAAAGAAGCTCAACAAAAACAAGTTATCCCCTGGTACTCCCAaactttgttttaatttcccACAGTGGCACAGAAAGTCTCCTGGCCACAAGTTACCTATCATCTTAATTTCTCCTTCTTAGAgggtttgtgtttggtttttgtccTTAATGAGACATATTTGCCAAAGAGGCATtcaaaaggcatttttttttttactcttgcgGAAGAGTAATTAGGTCGGTACCTCTTTCTTTGCCAGCATTAGCCGCTCTAAAGAGAACCCTGCCTGGTATTTAATGCCCAAACACAAGGAGCATCGTTTCCACTAATTGGTCTTGAAGTTCCGATGTTCCCAAAGGGTCTCTTTATTTTTTGCAAAGATCAGAAAGGACATACGTAAAACGTGATAGCGTCATCACtgacttttctctttctcatctgTGTTATTACCGTAATCTTCTTTGGTGTTTTTGTCATCAACATGGATACAACACGAACAATGGAGGTGAATAAACCACTTGTATGTTTACAACATGACATCTAGGAGCCAAGTTTAAAGGTTGCAATGGACGTGTTTGTAATACATAGCATCTCCTAGATAATAACTTTCCCTAGCCATGTTTAATGCTATTTTATAGATGTGGATTGCTTAGGGCCAGGGGATAAAAGAACCATTATCAAATATAGCTGGAAACAGAGCATATGTTACTAACCTTTATTTTTTCACAAAGggattctgaatttttttaaataatcatataATCTCATGATAAATAGTAAAGCAAATGATAAAAATGGGGCGAGGTGGTTTAGCAAAGTATTTACATACACTTCTTGCTATCCTAAGCCAGGGGAATGGCTTTATTAACTCTCAGAAAGTGTCCATTTACTTGACATAATGACCAGGCTACATCAACATTCTTAGAAACATGGCCAAGCAAGCATTAAGCAGAGCTTTAACCATTTGCATTCAGAGTGGCCAAGTAAGTCAGAGCTAAATTCTCCTTTTGGGTTCATTTCTCTAGTTTCTGTACCCTGAAAATCCAACCCCAAGACCTATCATTCGAAAATCCAACCCCAAGACCTATCATTCCCAATGCTTGGTCCAAATCATGGGCAAGCTCTGGCTATGGCCCTCTTTGTGTAATCTGGGGACCATGTCTCtcttaaaagagccatttttccATTGTGGAACCCCGTGTCGAAAGGCTGGAGGTGaatgaagggggggagggaggttaaAGAGACCCTTTCAAAACCTAAATTATATGTTCAAATGAATATGTTTTCTGTGCCACTGCACTATTAACCGTGCAGAAACTAAACTGCTTGTCAGCTCTATACTGTGTGTTTACTTTTACACTTCATTTAGGTAAGAGCCAGACAGGACAGTTTGCTTATTGGGTGCATTTTGAGTCTTCAAGCACCCGAACAAGGATACAGTGTTCAGAAGAAGTGACAGTGACTTTAGAAACTTAAATAACTCACATCTGTTATTTACCTCAGGCACTTTTCATGCATTTCTATAGACTCTTTTTCAATCAATATTGTACAGAGAACCCCACCAAACACCCATGATCTCTGAAAGCTGCTccataaagttaaatttaaaccCCTTTTCGACATTTCAATGGAgaaaaagcattttctttcttatttctgtgtgtgtatgtgtgtgtgtgttgtctctcCTTTGttataaatacagaaaatatacatttatcCCAGTGTCCTTAAATATCTTTCCAAGAGCTGACACCTAATGAccaggaggatgaagaagaagaaataacatgTCTAATTGTATCACGTGTGGAAATCTCCTCTTGGAAAAATCTGCTTCTACATAATGTAGTCAAGATTATGAAACCTTGTGATGCCATCTCAAACAGAGCCTCCTTCAGTGTCTCTTGAAATGGCCACACCCAAAGACAGTGGCACAGATGACACCAGCATTTGGTAACAGGATTCAACCTGTTGGAGAGGTTTGAGGTGACTCTCAAATGCCACCACAGCAACCATTACCCTAGCCATACTTGAAGAccaaaacagccaaaaaaaaaaaaaaaaagtaccaacaTTTAACCCAAGTTGTATTCACAAGGTTTCTATTCATTACACGCCCAGGCCAGTCTTGTCTCTGGATATAAAGTTGCTGGGGTTGCTCCTGCACATGGCAGCTATTAAATAAATCATTATACTGACATCCGTGATGGACTTGGTCACTAGTCAGATCAATATTCAGAGACAAAGAAGAGGAACACACAGAAAatatcctaaaagaaaaaaaatcaccctcaaACTCCTGTAATATGAGTAACAACTTATTTCAACACAAAGGGACAGTATACATTAAAGCAGGTTATTATAAAaccatttgtttgcttttccttctcaGGCTCAATAGGTTGTTTAATGGGAAAGATACCTCATGTAATATTTGTGGGTAACATTTCAGTCATCATAGTCAATGTGAAAGATGACATTTGTATTAGATATAGATGCATATAAGATTTTCTtagaatgtaatttaaaaaacattttgtcattagctgggagctagtggctcatgcctgtaatccttgctactcaggaggttaagatctgaggatcatggttggaagctagcccagccaggaaagtccatgagactcttatctccaataaatcactcagaaaaagccagaagggattCTGTGGCTCAGGcgatagaggactagccttgagcaaaggaagctcagggacaaaacccaggtgctgagttcaagccccagggctaacaacaaaagaactcaaaaaagtTTCAGCGCTTACTATACTGAGATCAAGGCACTGATATTTCTATTTAGCTAAGACATGAACTAGTGATATGGTGAGAAAAAATCCTGATAAATAACACTTTTATATGTGTATTATTCTCTATCTTCCTTCAAATTTTCAACCcctaaagaaagcagaaaaatttCTCATTTAGTGTAGTTTCACGAGAATGGAATGAGAGAATGTATATGTTAGCATCCCCTTGCTCATCCTCCTATTTGCCTCTACATACATGACAAGAGTGAATTTGAATATTAGGACTTTGAGCATTCATTCATATCCTTATAATAAGAGGTCACTAATAAGAGGTCTGACTATTCACATGCCTttagaataataaaaacagctctttCTCGGGTTCCTCTCAATAATCACAGGGTTAACCATAGTAAAAATGTCTCCAGTACATCATTGACATTCTCTTTCTGGACATTGGGTTTCAGTGGAAACAATTCTGCCTTGGATTCTTTCATATTAACTGGTactgagttttatttttctagtctttATTTATGGAGGACTCATTTCCTTCCCCTTGCATTATTCTGAGTTTCCATCAGTATTTCTGAAGTTCTGCCTGCCTAAAGTGTACTACTTCATTGAACACCTGGCTTCAATATTTCTCTCAAACCTCCTGCCCTGCCATCTCCAGCAAGGTCTCTCAAACACTGCCAGGAGAACTAACACTGGCTCCTTCACTACCAACTTTTGCCACATGAGTTCATTCTTTCTAACCCCAGGGAATCTTCAGGAGTCACAGGGGAATAAAGAGTAAGGAACAAATTGACACAGGACAGAACCAAAATGTTCCCCTTTTCCCCTTAAGATCTCCCTTGAAAATGCCCCACCAGTCTCTCTCTCAGCAGCATAAAGGTTGGGAACCCCAGAATTTTTGCACTTAGAAACAAAGATCACCCAACCTGGCTTTCCAACAGCTCCTGTCTCCATGGGAAAAGGAGGCTACTGCTCTCATGCTATCAAAGCACGAGACTGAATGAACCCACAAAACCCATCTGCTTTATCATAAggcaatttatttttacttttgagaaaGTAAATGTGTAGATCCTGTTTCCCTTACACAGTGTGCATCTATGAAGTCAATACTCAGATCTTCCTTTTGCAAATCAAAAAGTAGTCATTAGAGACAACCCGGACGCCCCGCCCCTAAGAGAGCTCACAAGGTTTGCTTTCATTGAACCCTTAACCTCCACCAGAAACAAAGTGGCTACAGTGCCCAGTCACCTGTGCTGTGACCATTTTGTTGGTGACTCTGACATtgtcaggaagaaaagagaaaatgctagGCTAGTCTTTCGTAGGACACCTCACTAGCCTCCCATTGAGCAAAGCATCATAATTCCAGTTTATGCCAAGAATAGAACAAACACAGTACTCTTCCCCCATCACTCCtaactttttttctgattttgccCCAAATTATTTTCTAGGCATAATACCCTCTACTCtaataaatagataggtaggtaggtaggtagatagatagataggtaaatgGATGAATACATAAATGCAAGGTAAATAGCAATCCTTATTCAAAAGACCCCTGATTAGGCAATCCAGTCCTTACAGATTTATTCCTATCTGTCACTCTACGTCTAACCCTACATGACAGGTGTAAATACAGAAgctcccctgcacacacacaaccacTAGGCAAGCCCCCAGCTTTCCTCCCAATGTCCCCTCCCCACGCCCTGGAAACCTCAATCTTGGAAGCCCTGGCCCATTGGCCCTGATGGGGCCGCCGCTCACCTGTTTGTAGGCATCCAGAAGGAAGCTCTTCCAGACGCACCGCAGTCCCTCTGAGGTCAGCATGCGACGCCACTCTCTGCGAGCGGCCTTGGAGCAGCTCAAGAGCAGCACCACGTGCTTGAGCAGAATGACCGAGTCATAGAGCGCCAGGAAGAGGCAGTTGGAGAAAAAAACTGGCAGAATTTGGAGTGTGATCAGCAAGTCTA
This window harbors:
- the Dio2 gene encoding type II iodothyronine deiodinase isoform X1; amino-acid sequence: MGILSVDLLITLQILPVFFSNCLFLALYDSVILLKHVVLLLSCSKAARREWRRMLTSEGLRCVWKSFLLDAYKQVKLGEDAPNSSVVHVSNPEGGGGSGSGTLEETPDGAECHLLDFAHADRPLVVNFGSATUPPFTSQLPAFRTLVEEFSSVADFLLVYIDEAHPSDGWAVPGDSSWSFEVKKHRNLEDRCAAAHQLLERFSLPPQCRVVADRMDNNANVAYGVAFERVCIVQRQKIAYLGGKGPFCYNLQEVRRWLEKNFSKRUILH
- the Dio2 gene encoding type II iodothyronine deiodinase isoform X2 — encoded protein: MGILSVDLLITLQILPVFFSNCLFLALYDSVILLKHVVLLLSCSKAARREWRRMLTSEGLRCVWKSFLLDAYKQVKLGEDAPNSSVVHVSNPEGGGGSGSGTLEETPDGAECHLLDFAHADRPLVVNFGSATUPPFTSQLPAFRTLVEEFSSVADFLLVYIDEAHPSDGWAVPGDSSWSFEVKKHRNLEDRCAAAHQLLERFSLPPQCRVVADRMDNNANVAYGVAFERVCIVQRQKIAYLGGKGPFCYNLQEVRRWLEKNFSKR